In Candidatus Thiodictyon syntrophicum, the sequence CGCCCACCGGAGAGTCATCCTTGCCTCCCTCCCGAGATCCGACCTACACGCCGCCGGCGGCGATGCCCGATTACCTGATTCGGCAAGCCAGTCTGCGCCAGCTCCAGGTATTTGAAGCCATCGTGCGGCTCGGCAGCTTCACCCGTGCCGCGGACGAGCTCTTTGTGTCCCAGCCCACGGTGTCCATGCAGACCAGGAAACTGGCGGATGCCCTGGGACTGCCCTTGCTGGAGAACGTCGGGCGTCAGGTCCGGCCGACCGAGGCCGGGGCCGAGCTCTATCAGGCCTGCCGCGCCATCTTCGAGATCTTATCGAACCTGGAGATGAAGGTGGCCGACCTGAAGGGGATCAAGTGCGGGCGCCTGCGGCTCGGCGTCATCACCACCGCCAAGTATTTCGCGCCCGAAATACTGGGTGCGTTCTGCAAGCGGTATCCCGGGATCGAGGTCGCACTCAAGGTCTCCAACCGGGATCGCATCATGGATCGCATCAACGCCAACGAGGACGATCTCTACATCCTGGGCGAGTTCCACGGCGATCAGGTCGAGGTCGAGGCGGTCCCCTTTGCCCCGAACCCACTGGTGGTGATGGCCCCCCGCGACCACCCGTTGGTGGGGGAAAAGACGATCCCACTCACCCGCATCGCCGAGGAGACCTTCATCCTGCGCGAGCCCGGCTCCGGTACGCGCGACGCGACGCTACGGGT encodes:
- a CDS encoding LysR family transcriptional regulator, with protein sequence MPDYLIRQASLRQLQVFEAIVRLGSFTRAADELFVSQPTVSMQTRKLADALGLPLLENVGRQVRPTEAGAELYQACRAIFEILSNLEMKVADLKGIKCGRLRLGVITTAKYFAPEILGAFCKRYPGIEVALKVSNRDRIMDRINANEDDLYILGEFHGDQVEVEAVPFAPNPLVVMAPRDHPLVGEKTIPLTRIAEETFILREPGSGTRDATLRVFEQHGLRPRVRMELGSSEAIKHAIVGGLGLSVMSLHTLTLEGTQGPVALLDVEGFPIMRRWYLVYPTGKELSLVARAFLAFVIESIPGISERMEKMWPTLAAQSTTAKPAAQDD